One Thiobacillus sp. genomic region harbors:
- a CDS encoding DUF493 domain-containing protein has product MSEQGNEDNLLEFPCDFPIKIMGNRTDDFTQVMVDIVLRHAPDFLAETVEMRASSGGKYVSVTCTVRATSKQQLDDLYRELTGHPQVKVVL; this is encoded by the coding sequence ATGAGCGAGCAAGGTAACGAAGACAACCTGCTGGAGTTCCCCTGCGACTTCCCAATCAAGATCATGGGCAACCGCACGGATGACTTCACCCAGGTCATGGTGGACATCGTCCTGCGCCACGCCCCGGACTTCCTGGCCGAGACCGTGGAGATGCGGGCCTCCAGCGGCGGCAAGTACGTCTCCGTCACCTGTACCGTCCGCGCCACCTCCAAGCAGCAGTTGGACGATCTGTACCGGGAGCTCACCGGCCACCCCCAGGTGAAGGTGGTGCTTTGA
- a CDS encoding D-amino acid aminotransferase: protein MPTIYLNGEFLPLEEARISVLDRGFLFGDGVYEVIPVYDRQPFRLADHLRRLDQSLEGIRLENPHADSAWGQIIQAMIEKAPWEDIGLYLQVTRGAGPGRDHPFPEQVRPTVFLMPMALKPPPPDYIEHGVAAITAQDNRWLRCDLKATSLLANVLLRQLSVDADCAETLLLRDGWLTEGSASSAFIVKEGVILTPPETNLMLPGITYEVVLELARNHGMAHAVRPVSEAELRSADEIWITSSTKEVLAVTRLDGRPVGNGVDAGHPGPIFKRMLNAYQEYKRTVMRGGKP, encoded by the coding sequence ATGCCCACCATCTACCTGAACGGCGAATTCCTCCCCCTGGAGGAAGCCCGCATTTCCGTGCTGGACCGGGGCTTCCTGTTCGGTGACGGGGTGTACGAGGTCATTCCCGTCTACGACCGCCAGCCTTTCCGCCTGGCGGATCACCTGCGGCGCCTGGACCAGAGCCTGGAAGGCATCCGCCTGGAAAACCCCCATGCCGATTCAGCGTGGGGGCAGATCATCCAGGCCATGATCGAAAAGGCCCCCTGGGAAGACATCGGGCTCTATCTCCAGGTCACCCGGGGTGCCGGTCCCGGCCGGGACCATCCCTTCCCCGAACAGGTGCGGCCCACCGTGTTCCTCATGCCCATGGCCTTGAAGCCGCCGCCGCCGGATTACATCGAGCACGGCGTGGCCGCCATCACCGCCCAGGACAACCGCTGGCTGCGCTGCGACCTGAAGGCCACCTCCCTGCTGGCCAACGTGCTGCTGCGCCAGCTTTCCGTGGACGCGGACTGCGCCGAAACCTTGCTGCTGCGGGACGGCTGGCTCACCGAGGGCTCCGCCAGCAGCGCCTTCATCGTCAAGGAGGGCGTCATCCTGACGCCGCCGGAAACGAACCTCATGCTGCCGGGCATCACCTACGAGGTGGTGCTGGAACTGGCCAGGAACCACGGCATGGCCCACGCGGTGCGCCCCGTGAGCGAGGCGGAGCTGCGCAGCGCCGACGAGATTTGGATCACCTCCTCCACCAAGGAAGTGCTGGCAGTGACCAGACTGGATGGCCGCCCGGTTGGCAATGGAGTTGATGCGGGGCATCCCGGCCCCATATTCAAGCGCATGCTGAATGCCTACCAGGAATACAAGCGCACCGTCATGCGGGGCGGCAAGCCATGA
- a CDS encoding D-alanyl-D-alanine carboxypeptidase, translated as MNLFTKLSSVFVFALTLLAPAAQAALPIPPAPQLNAKAWLLVDTASGLPLAEKDADTRVEPASLTKLMTAYLAFSAIKEGRLKMDQTLPVSEKAWRAEGSRMFLEPTKPAKVEDLLRGMIIQSGNDACIVLAEAIAGSEEGFASMMNQMAKRLGMTGTRYVNSTGLPDAQHYTTARDLARLSTALINTYPEHYKLYAERDFTYNGIRQPNRNRLLYMDPSVDGVKTGHTESAGYCLIASGQRDRRRLLSVVLGTSSDGARAMESQKLLNYGFQFFETVKLYPANKAVSTLRIYKGSANNLQAGFTQDLYVTVPRGTAGRIDAKVVTQQPMLAPVNRGAKVGSLRLTVDGELVGDYPLRALHDVPVAGILGRGWDNLLLMFK; from the coding sequence ATGAATTTGTTCACCAAGCTGTCCTCCGTCTTCGTCTTCGCGCTTACCCTCCTAGCCCCGGCCGCCCAGGCCGCACTGCCCATTCCCCCCGCGCCGCAGCTGAATGCCAAGGCCTGGCTGCTGGTGGACACCGCCAGCGGCCTGCCCCTGGCGGAAAAGGACGCGGACACCCGGGTGGAGCCTGCCTCCCTCACCAAGCTCATGACCGCCTACCTGGCCTTCTCCGCCATCAAGGAAGGTCGCCTCAAGATGGACCAGACCCTGCCGGTGTCCGAGAAGGCCTGGCGCGCGGAAGGCTCCCGCATGTTCCTGGAGCCCACCAAGCCCGCCAAGGTGGAAGACCTGCTCAGGGGCATGATCATCCAGTCCGGCAACGATGCCTGCATCGTCCTGGCGGAGGCCATCGCCGGCTCCGAGGAGGGCTTCGCCTCCATGATGAACCAGATGGCCAAGCGCCTGGGCATGACCGGCACCCGCTACGTGAATTCCACCGGCCTGCCCGACGCCCAGCACTACACCACCGCCCGGGATCTGGCGCGGCTGAGCACGGCCCTGATCAACACCTACCCGGAGCATTACAAGCTCTATGCCGAGCGGGACTTCACCTACAACGGCATCCGCCAGCCCAACCGCAACCGCCTCCTGTACATGGACCCCAGCGTGGACGGCGTGAAGACGGGCCACACGGAAAGCGCCGGTTACTGCCTCATCGCCTCGGGCCAGCGGGACCGTCGCCGTCTGCTTTCCGTGGTGCTGGGCACCAGCTCCGACGGCGCCCGGGCCATGGAAAGCCAGAAGCTGCTGAACTACGGCTTCCAGTTCTTCGAGACCGTGAAGCTGTATCCCGCCAACAAGGCCGTCTCCACCCTTCGCATCTACAAGGGTTCCGCCAACAACCTGCAGGCGGGTTTCACCCAGGACCTCTACGTCACCGTGCCCCGGGGCACCGCCGGCCGCATCGACGCCAAGGTGGTGACCCAACAGCCCATGCTGGCCCCCGTGAACCGCGGCGCCAAGGTGGGCTCCCTGCGCCTGACGGTGGACGGCGAACTGGTGGGGGACTACCCCCTGCGCGCCCTCCACGACGTGCCCGTGGCCGGCATCCTGGGCCGGGGATGGGACAACCTGCTGCTGATGTTCAAATAG
- a CDS encoding septal ring lytic transglycosylase RlpA family protein, whose protein sequence is MTFRSHLPLLALAVSAYLAGCSSTPPTAQVPGKPSTKSASVTPPYKGGGYYKDDGPGLSTPDNLDAVPDAVPRDEPLHAFANNPYRVLGKSYTPMTSNAGYRQDGKASWYGRKFHGKPTSSGEPYDMYAMTAAHPTLPIPSYVRVTNAENGKSVVVRINDRGPFHDNRLIDLSYTAAYKLDVLKGVTPVTVEAVLPETAPSSFAAQAAEDVVEPTTQPVTLAAAAAPEVKPQPAEPTVAVPAMEAAKPAVSYYLQLGAFSSQARANDLLDKITARLSRDFPGVLRIAIDGLYKVQAGPFATPEEADRAAAQLRDEMGLKAFKVVSERPASTEAAVTATSGSGLYLQLAAVSSPAAAEALGQRIKARFGTELPGLAQVQTGNLYKVQAGPFATPAAAARLSLAYQQDFGIKPYQVAR, encoded by the coding sequence ATGACGTTCCGCTCCCACCTCCCCCTTCTGGCCCTTGCCGTCAGCGCCTACCTGGCAGGTTGCAGCAGCACACCGCCCACCGCCCAGGTTCCCGGCAAGCCCAGCACCAAATCCGCCAGTGTCACCCCCCCCTACAAGGGCGGCGGCTACTACAAGGATGACGGCCCGGGCCTGAGCACGCCTGACAACCTGGATGCCGTTCCCGACGCGGTGCCCAGGGACGAACCCCTGCATGCCTTTGCCAACAACCCCTACAGGGTGCTGGGCAAGAGCTACACGCCCATGACCTCCAACGCGGGCTACAGGCAGGACGGCAAGGCCTCCTGGTACGGTCGCAAGTTCCACGGCAAGCCCACGTCCTCGGGCGAGCCCTATGACATGTATGCCATGACCGCCGCCCATCCCACCCTGCCCATTCCCAGCTACGTCCGGGTCACCAACGCAGAGAATGGCAAGAGCGTGGTGGTACGCATCAACGACCGGGGCCCGTTCCACGATAACCGGCTCATCGACCTGTCCTACACTGCCGCCTACAAGCTGGATGTGCTGAAGGGGGTCACGCCTGTCACCGTGGAAGCGGTACTGCCCGAGACGGCCCCCAGCTCCTTCGCCGCCCAGGCGGCAGAGGACGTGGTGGAGCCCACCACCCAGCCCGTCACCCTGGCCGCCGCGGCCGCACCTGAGGTCAAGCCCCAGCCGGCCGAACCCACGGTGGCGGTCCCGGCCATGGAAGCCGCCAAGCCCGCAGTGAGCTATTACCTGCAGCTGGGGGCCTTCTCCAGCCAGGCCCGGGCCAACGACCTGCTGGACAAGATCACCGCCCGCCTGTCCCGGGACTTTCCCGGGGTGCTGCGCATCGCCATCGACGGCCTGTACAAGGTTCAGGCCGGTCCCTTCGCCACGCCAGAAGAGGCGGACCGGGCTGCCGCCCAGCTGCGGGATGAGATGGGCCTCAAGGCCTTCAAGGTAGTGAGCGAACGCCCCGCCAGCACGGAAGCCGCTGTCACGGCCACCTCGGGCTCGGGCCTGTACCTGCAACTGGCCGCAGTCTCCTCCCCCGCCGCCGCGGAGGCCCTGGGCCAGCGCATCAAGGCCCGGTTCGGCACGGAACTTCCTGGCCTGGCCCAAGTCCAGACTGGCAACCTGTACAAGGTACAGGCCGGTCCCTTCGCCACGCCCGCCGCCGCCGCGCGGCTCAGCCTGGCCTACCAGCAGGACTTCGGCATCAAGCCCTATCAGGTCGCGCGCTAG
- the rodA gene encoding rod shape-determining protein RodA, with the protein MIARLLKRLFAHLDAPLLGLLAILLLLSTATVFSASGGSSDKILAHLTNLGIALGAMFLVSHIPPQRLMQFAVPAYVLGVLLLLGVALFGVVVNGSRRWLDLGLTRIQPSELIRLAAPMMLAWYFHYKQATLGSRDFVVAGILLLLPVGFIAKQPDLGTSLLITASGFYVLYLAGLSWKVLAGSAVAVTAALPLAWNYLLHDYQRQRVLTLVDPTSDPLGAGYHIIQSTIAVGSGGMAGKGWMGGTQTHLDFLPERSTDFIFAVFSEEFGLVGNLFLLLLYGAIIGRGLWLAASAPSLFGRLLASSIVLTFFTYAFVNMGMVSGILPVVGVPLPLVSYGGTSMLTVLTGFGILMSLATHKKLVKT; encoded by the coding sequence ATGATCGCCCGCCTGCTCAAGCGCCTATTCGCCCACCTGGACGCCCCCCTCCTGGGACTCCTGGCCATCCTGCTGCTGTTGAGCACGGCCACGGTGTTCAGCGCCTCGGGCGGGAGCAGCGACAAGATCCTGGCCCATTTGACCAACCTGGGCATCGCCCTGGGGGCCATGTTCCTGGTATCCCATATCCCGCCCCAGCGCCTCATGCAGTTTGCCGTACCGGCCTATGTGCTGGGTGTCCTCCTGCTCCTGGGGGTGGCCCTGTTCGGCGTGGTGGTGAACGGCTCCCGCCGCTGGCTCGACCTGGGGCTGACACGCATCCAGCCCTCCGAGCTCATACGCCTGGCGGCCCCCATGATGCTGGCCTGGTATTTCCATTACAAGCAAGCCACCCTGGGCAGCAGGGACTTCGTCGTCGCGGGCATCCTGTTGCTGCTGCCCGTGGGGTTCATCGCCAAGCAGCCGGACCTGGGCACCTCCCTGCTGATCACCGCCTCCGGGTTCTACGTGCTTTATCTGGCGGGCCTGTCCTGGAAAGTGCTGGCGGGGAGCGCCGTGGCCGTCACCGCCGCCCTGCCCCTGGCCTGGAACTACCTGTTGCACGACTACCAGCGCCAGCGGGTGCTCACCCTCGTCGATCCCACCTCAGACCCCCTGGGGGCGGGCTACCACATCATCCAGTCCACCATCGCCGTGGGTTCCGGCGGCATGGCGGGCAAGGGCTGGATGGGGGGCACCCAGACCCATCTGGACTTCCTGCCGGAACGCAGCACGGACTTCATCTTTGCGGTCTTTTCCGAGGAATTCGGCCTGGTGGGGAATCTGTTCCTGCTGCTGCTTTACGGTGCCATCATCGGCCGGGGTCTTTGGCTGGCCGCCAGCGCCCCGTCCCTTTTCGGCCGCCTGCTGGCCAGTTCCATCGTGCTGACCTTCTTCACCTACGCCTTCGTCAACATGGGCATGGTGTCCGGCATCCTGCCCGTGGTGGGCGTGCCCCTGCCCCTGGTGAGCTACGGTGGCACGTCCATGCTCACGGTGTTGACAGGTTTTGGCATCCTGATGAGCCTGGCGACCCATAAAAAACTTGTAAAAACATAG
- the mrdA gene encoding penicillin-binding protein 2 — MRPRLINPEEEFQRYRRRMEIAGVAVLLMLLGLFGRFVWLQVVQYDRYHALAESNRIALVPAPPSRGVLYDRMGTVLAHNYSAYTLEITPSKAGKLDELIDQLGQIVSVDTGDRKRFKKMLAESKNFESIPLRNQLSEEEAARFAVNRYRFPGVEVKARLFRQYPFGESFAHVVGYIGRIGQRDQDQLEVEGVAANYKGSDHIGKLGIEASYEKWLHGRTGIEKVETDSSGRAVRILSRTAPVSGHNLWLHLDSRLQQVAEAVFGDYRGAMVALDPRNGGVLALVSKPGFDPNLFIDGIDVATWKELNDAFERPLINRALRGIYPPGSTIKPFMGLAGMELGVRQPGDTISDPGYFTLPGSSHRYRDWKKEGHGTVDLKKSITVSCDTYYYGLAREMGIQRMAGFLGQFGFGQKSGVDLDGELSGLLPTPEWKQRRFKQPWWPGETVIAGIGQGYMLTSPMQLAVATMALANEGVMYKPQLIRAWQDPLSGRVTQAAPQVMGRIPLKARNLQLVREAMIDVMLPGGTAAGAGAGAPYLIAGKTGTAQVKSIKQGARYDEHRTAAHHRDHALFIAYAPADNPKIALAVMVENGGHGGSTAAPIARKVMDYWLLGKLPTVAVVEEIAAGEEELEDSSPAVDSAGDAPPVETPQ, encoded by the coding sequence ATGCGCCCCCGCCTGATCAACCCGGAGGAGGAGTTCCAGCGTTATCGCCGCCGCATGGAGATCGCCGGCGTGGCGGTTTTGCTGATGCTCCTTGGCCTGTTCGGGCGCTTCGTCTGGCTGCAAGTGGTCCAGTACGACCGCTACCACGCCCTGGCCGAGAGCAACCGTATCGCCCTGGTGCCGGCCCCCCCGTCCCGTGGCGTGCTTTACGATCGCATGGGCACGGTGCTGGCCCACAACTACTCCGCCTATACCCTGGAGATCACCCCCTCCAAGGCTGGCAAGCTGGACGAGCTCATCGACCAGTTGGGCCAGATCGTCAGCGTCGACACCGGGGACCGCAAACGCTTCAAGAAGATGCTGGCGGAAAGCAAGAATTTCGAGAGCATCCCCCTGCGCAATCAGTTGTCTGAGGAGGAAGCGGCCCGCTTCGCCGTGAACCGCTACCGCTTCCCCGGCGTGGAGGTGAAAGCACGGCTGTTCCGCCAGTACCCCTTCGGCGAAAGCTTCGCCCACGTGGTGGGCTACATCGGCCGCATCGGCCAGCGGGACCAGGACCAGCTCGAGGTGGAAGGCGTTGCCGCCAACTACAAGGGCAGCGACCACATCGGCAAGCTGGGCATCGAGGCCAGCTACGAGAAATGGCTCCACGGCCGCACCGGCATCGAGAAGGTGGAGACGGACTCCAGCGGCCGCGCCGTGCGCATCCTGTCCCGCACCGCGCCGGTCTCCGGCCACAATCTCTGGCTGCACCTGGATTCCCGCCTGCAGCAGGTGGCGGAAGCCGTATTCGGCGATTACCGGGGCGCCATGGTGGCCCTGGACCCCCGCAACGGCGGCGTGCTGGCCCTGGTGTCCAAGCCCGGCTTCGACCCCAACCTCTTCATCGACGGCATCGACGTGGCCACCTGGAAAGAACTGAACGATGCCTTCGAGCGCCCCCTCATCAACCGGGCCCTGCGGGGCATCTATCCGCCGGGATCTACCATCAAGCCCTTCATGGGCCTGGCGGGCATGGAACTGGGCGTGCGCCAGCCGGGGGACACCATCTCCGACCCGGGCTATTTCACCCTCCCCGGCAGCAGCCACCGCTACCGGGACTGGAAGAAGGAGGGCCATGGCACCGTGGACCTGAAGAAGTCCATCACCGTGTCCTGCGACACCTATTACTACGGCCTGGCCCGGGAAATGGGTATCCAGCGCATGGCCGGCTTCCTGGGACAGTTCGGCTTCGGCCAGAAAAGCGGGGTGGACCTGGATGGCGAGCTCTCCGGCCTGCTGCCCACGCCCGAATGGAAGCAGCGCCGCTTCAAGCAGCCCTGGTGGCCAGGAGAGACGGTCATCGCCGGCATCGGCCAGGGCTACATGCTCACCAGCCCCATGCAACTGGCGGTGGCCACCATGGCCCTGGCCAACGAAGGAGTCATGTACAAGCCCCAGTTGATCCGGGCGTGGCAGGACCCCCTAAGCGGCAGGGTCACCCAGGCCGCGCCCCAGGTGATGGGCAGGATTCCCCTGAAGGCGCGCAACCTGCAACTGGTGCGGGAAGCCATGATCGATGTAATGCTGCCCGGCGGCACGGCGGCCGGGGCCGGCGCCGGCGCGCCCTATCTCATCGCCGGCAAGACCGGCACGGCCCAGGTGAAGAGCATCAAGCAGGGCGCCCGCTACGACGAGCACCGTACCGCCGCCCATCACCGGGATCACGCCCTGTTCATCGCCTATGCCCCCGCCGACAATCCCAAGATCGCCCTGGCGGTGATGGTGGAGAACGGTGGCCATGGCGGCTCCACCGCCGCCCCCATCGCCCGCAAGGTCATGGACTACTGGCTGCTGGGCAAGCTTCCCACCGTGGCCGTGGTCGAGGAAATCGCGGCCGGCGAGGAAGAACTGGAAGACAGCAGCCCCGCCGTGGATAGCGCCGGGGATGCCCCCCCCGTGGAGACCCCGCAATGA
- the mreD gene encoding rod shape-determining protein MreD: protein MISRPAKLDKSFLPKGAELIVPPNRTKVLGLLALGLALNLSPWPDSVRWLIPDFAFMVLLYWNIRMPRLAGLGMAFILGIVMDVVRGLHMGLNALAYCTAAFVVLMLQRRLENFDAPRQNLQLAPLLLGKEALVIALGLLFGHGDADWRWLAGGVVAALLWTPMAWLLDRLTGRPLQADTE from the coding sequence ATGATCAGCCGCCCAGCCAAATTGGACAAATCCTTCCTGCCCAAGGGCGCGGAACTGATCGTTCCGCCCAACCGAACCAAGGTCCTCGGCCTGTTGGCCCTGGGCCTGGCCCTCAACCTGTCCCCCTGGCCCGACAGCGTGCGTTGGCTGATACCGGACTTCGCCTTCATGGTCCTGCTCTACTGGAACATCCGCATGCCCCGCCTGGCCGGCCTGGGCATGGCCTTCATCCTGGGCATCGTCATGGACGTGGTGCGAGGCCTGCATATGGGCCTGAACGCCCTGGCTTACTGCACTGCCGCCTTCGTGGTGCTGATGCTGCAGCGTCGCCTGGAAAACTTCGATGCTCCGCGGCAGAACCTGCAGCTGGCCCCCCTGTTGCTGGGCAAGGAAGCCCTGGTCATCGCCCTGGGCCTCCTGTTCGGCCACGGCGATGCCGACTGGCGCTGGCTGGCGGGAGGGGTGGTGGCCGCGCTGTTGTGGACCCCCATGGCCTGGCTGCTGGACCGGCTGACCGGAAGGCCCTTGCAAGCCGACACCGAATAA
- the mreC gene encoding rod shape-determining protein MreC: MSRAPQAPLFVREMGLPARFGLYVLVSLIIAAIDTRYAALHEVRNGLNALLHPVRMGLAMPWNWTREAGSFFVTHGELHAENLRLQRERERLLILQQDRLALVAENSHLRSLLSLPDHPGVNTVAAEIVEVAGDPFSRKVIINKGEAHGLTPGRPVIDGAGLVGQVTRVFPYSAEVSLLTDRDQGAPVQNLRNGLRLIVSGSGADNLLEVRFLDMHADVKEGDWLYTSGIDGVYPAGIPVAQVVKTEPPRHTPFAKALCRPIGGVGRYRHVTVLQLQAPTAPATPASKAATDGARPAQAPRKP; the protein is encoded by the coding sequence ATGTCCCGCGCGCCCCAGGCCCCCCTCTTCGTAAGGGAGATGGGCCTGCCCGCCCGTTTCGGGCTCTATGTGCTGGTCAGCCTCATCATCGCCGCCATCGACACGCGCTATGCCGCCCTGCACGAGGTGCGCAACGGTCTTAACGCCCTGCTCCATCCCGTGCGCATGGGCTTGGCCATGCCCTGGAACTGGACCCGGGAAGCGGGCAGCTTTTTCGTCACCCATGGGGAACTCCATGCAGAGAACCTGCGCCTACAACGGGAACGGGAACGGCTGTTGATCCTGCAGCAGGACCGGCTGGCCCTGGTTGCCGAGAACAGCCACCTGCGCAGCCTGCTATCCCTGCCGGACCATCCCGGCGTGAACACGGTGGCGGCGGAGATCGTGGAGGTGGCGGGAGACCCCTTTTCCCGCAAGGTCATCATCAACAAGGGCGAGGCCCACGGCCTGACCCCGGGGCGTCCGGTCATCGACGGGGCAGGCCTGGTGGGCCAGGTGACCCGGGTGTTTCCCTACAGCGCCGAGGTCTCCCTGCTGACGGACCGGGACCAGGGGGCGCCTGTGCAGAACCTGCGCAACGGCCTGCGCCTCATCGTCTCCGGCTCCGGCGCGGACAACCTGCTGGAGGTGCGCTTCCTGGACATGCACGCCGACGTGAAAGAAGGGGACTGGCTTTACACTTCCGGCATCGACGGCGTCTATCCCGCCGGTATCCCCGTGGCCCAGGTGGTGAAGACGGAGCCGCCACGGCACACGCCCTTTGCCAAGGCCCTGTGCCGCCCCATCGGTGGCGTGGGCCGCTACCGACACGTGACGGTGCTCCAGCTCCAGGCCCCGACCGCGCCGGCCACACCGGCATCGAAAGCCGCCACCGACGGCGCCAGACCTGCCCAAGCCCCACGCAAGCCATGA
- a CDS encoding rod shape-determining protein: MFGFLRGYFSTDLAIDLGTANTLIYVRGRGIVLNEPSVVAIRQEGLSGKKIIQAVGLEAKQMLGRTPGNIQAIRPMKDGVIADFNVTEQMLKFFIKKVHDTRLFHPSPRIIICVPSGATQVERRAIRESAIGAGARQVYLIEEPMAAAIGAGMPVAEATGSMVVDIGGGTTEVGVISLGGVVYTASVRVGGDKFDEAIINYIRRNYGMLIGEATAEAIKKEMGSAFPGSEVREMEVKGRNLAEGIPRSFTVTSNEILEALTDPLNTIVSAVKSALEQTPPELGADIAEKGMVLTGGGALLRDLDRLLMEETGLPVIVAEDPLSCVVRGSGRALEEMDRLATVFTND, encoded by the coding sequence ATGTTCGGATTCCTACGCGGCTATTTTTCCACCGACCTGGCCATCGACCTTGGCACCGCCAACACCCTGATCTACGTGCGCGGGCGGGGCATCGTGCTGAACGAGCCCTCCGTGGTGGCCATCCGCCAGGAAGGCCTGTCCGGCAAGAAGATCATCCAGGCCGTGGGCCTGGAAGCCAAGCAGATGCTGGGACGCACCCCGGGCAACATCCAGGCCATCCGCCCCATGAAGGACGGCGTCATCGCCGACTTCAACGTCACCGAGCAGATGCTCAAGTTCTTCATCAAGAAGGTCCACGACACCCGCCTGTTCCACCCCAGTCCCCGCATCATCATCTGCGTACCCTCCGGCGCCACCCAGGTGGAGCGCCGGGCTATCCGCGAGTCCGCCATCGGCGCCGGCGCCCGCCAGGTCTACCTCATCGAGGAACCCATGGCGGCGGCCATCGGCGCGGGCATGCCCGTGGCCGAGGCCACCGGTTCCATGGTAGTGGACATCGGCGGCGGCACCACCGAGGTCGGGGTCATCTCCCTGGGAGGCGTGGTCTACACCGCCTCCGTGCGGGTGGGCGGCGACAAGTTCGACGAAGCCATCATCAACTACATCCGCCGCAACTACGGCATGCTCATCGGCGAGGCCACCGCCGAGGCGATCAAGAAGGAAATGGGCTCCGCCTTTCCGGGCTCCGAAGTGCGCGAGATGGAAGTCAAGGGCCGCAACCTGGCGGAAGGCATTCCGCGCAGTTTCACCGTGACCTCGAACGAGATCCTGGAAGCCTTGACCGACCCCCTCAACACCATCGTCTCCGCCGTGAAGTCCGCCCTGGAACAGACCCCGCCGGAACTGGGCGCCGACATCGCCGAGAAGGGCATGGTGCTCACCGGCGGCGGCGCCCTGCTGCGGGACCTGGACCGTTTGCTGATGGAAGAAACGGGCCTGCCCGTGATCGTGGCGGAAGATCCCTTGTCCTGCGTGGTGCGCGGCTCCGGCCGGGCCCTGGAGGAAATGGATCGCCTGGCCACGGTGTTCACCAACGACTGA
- the gatC gene encoding Asp-tRNA(Asn)/Glu-tRNA(Gln) amidotransferase subunit GatC yields MSLSIDDVKRIAHLARIRISEAEAAQTQTQLNGIFGLIEEMQGADTAGIEPMAHAQDLSQRLRPDVAMEPDRREAYQAVAPQTENGLYLVPKVIE; encoded by the coding sequence ATGTCCCTATCCATCGATGACGTGAAGCGCATTGCCCACCTGGCCCGCATCCGGATCTCGGAAGCGGAGGCGGCCCAGACCCAGACCCAGCTCAACGGCATCTTCGGCCTCATCGAGGAGATGCAGGGGGCCGACACGGCCGGCATCGAGCCCATGGCCCACGCCCAGGACCTGTCCCAGCGCCTGCGCCCGGACGTGGCCATGGAACCCGACCGCCGAGAGGCCTACCAGGCCGTGGCCCCCCAGACCGAGAACGGTTTGTACCTGGTGCCCAAGGTCATCGAGTAA